Proteins encoded together in one Staphylococcus aureus window:
- a CDS encoding DUF5067 domain-containing protein: MKKVMGILLASTLILGACGHHQDSAKKESTSHKKKENDNEELNEELKEFKSKKNMDIKIKGDTIVSDKFEAKIKEPFIINEKDEKKKYIAFKMEITAKKDDKDLNPSSISHDYINITQDDKNTVNKLRDGYLLSDKKYKDWTEHNQDQIKKGKTAQAMFIYELRGDGNINLNVHKYSEDKTVDSKSFKFSKLKTEDFSHRAETREEVEKKEKEFEEEYKKEQEREKEKEKQKDDDHSGLDEV, from the coding sequence ATGAAAAAAGTAATGGGGATATTATTAGCAAGTACACTTATCTTAGGTGCTTGTGGACATCATCAAGATAGTGCAAAAAAAGAGAGCACTAGTCACAAAAAGAAAGAAAATGACAATGAAGAATTAAATGAAGAACTTAAAGAATTTAAAAGCAAAAAAAATATGGATATAAAAATTAAAGGCGATACTATTGTTAGTGACAAATTTGAAGCTAAAATAAAAGAACCGTTTATCATCAATGAAAAAGATGAGAAAAAGAAATATATCGCTTTTAAAATGGAAATTACTGCTAAAAAAGACGATAAAGATTTAAATCCATCTTCTATTTCTCATGACTATATTAATATCACTCAAGATGATAAAAATACAGTAAATAAATTAAGAGATGGTTATCTTTTAAGTGATAAAAAATATAAAGATTGGACAGAACATAACCAAGATCAAATTAAAAAAGGCAAAACTGCACAAGCCATGTTTATCTATGAGTTAAGAGGTGATGGAAATATTAATTTAAATGTCCATAAATACTCAGAAGATAAAACAGTTGATTCTAAATCATTCAAATTTAGTAAACTTAAAACCGAAGATTTTTCTCATAGAGCGGAAACAAGAGAAGAAGTAGAAAAGAAAGAAAAAGAATTTGAAGAAGAGTACAAAAAAGAACAAGAACGAGAGAAAGAAAAAGAAAAGCAAAAAGATGACGACCACAGTGGTTTAGATGAAGTATAA
- the smpB gene encoding SsrA-binding protein SmpB — protein sequence MAKKKSPGTLAENRKARHDYNIEDTIEAGIVLQGTEIKSIRRGSANLKDSYAQVKNGEMYLNNMHIAPYEEGNRFNHDPLRSRKLLLHKREIIKLGDQTREIGYSIVPLKLYLKHGHCKVLLGVARGKKKYDKRQALKEKAVKRDVARDMKARY from the coding sequence ATGGCTAAGAAGAAATCACCAGGTACATTAGCGGAAAATCGTAAGGCAAGACATGATTATAATATTGAAGATACGATTGAAGCGGGAATTGTATTGCAAGGCACAGAAATAAAATCAATTCGCCGAGGTAGTGCTAACCTTAAAGATAGTTATGCGCAAGTTAAAAACGGTGAAATGTATTTGAATAATATGCATATAGCACCATACGAAGAAGGGAATCGTTTTAATCACGATCCTCTTCGTTCTCGAAAATTATTATTGCACAAGCGTGAAATCATTAAATTGGGTGATCAAACACGTGAGATTGGTTATTCGATTGTGCCGTTAAAGCTTTATTTGAAGCATGGACATTGTAAAGTATTACTTGGTGTTGCACGAGGTAAGAAAAAATATGATAAACGTCAAGCTTTGAAAGAAAAAGCAGTCAAACGAGATGTTGCGCGCGATATGAAAGCCCGTTATTAA
- the clfA gene encoding MSCRAMM family adhesin clumping factor ClfA yields the protein MNMKKKEKHAIRKKSIGVASVLVGTLIGFGLLSSKEADASENSVTQSDSASNESKSNDSSSVSAAPKTDDTNVSDTKTSSNTNNGETSVAQNPAQQETTQSSSTNATTEETPVTGEATTTTTNQANTPATTQSSNTNAEELVNQTSNETTSNDTNTVSSVNSPQNSTNAENVSTTQDTSTEATPSNNESAPQSTDASNKDVVNQAVNTSAPRMRAFSLAAVAADAPAAGTDITNQLTNVTVGIDSGTTVYPHQAGYVKLNYGFSVPNSAVKGDTFKITVPKELNLNGVTSTAKVPPIMAGDQVLANGVIDSDGNVIYTFTDYVNTKDDVKATLTMPAYIDPENVKKTGNVTLATGIGSTTANKTVLVDYEKYGKFYNLSIKGTIDQIDKTNNTYRQTIYVNPSGDNVIAPVLTGNLKPNTDSNALIDQQNTSIKVYKVDNAADLSESYFVNPENFEDVTNSVNITFPNPNQYKVEFNTPDDQITTPYIVVVNGHIDPNSKGDLALRSTLYGYNSNIIWRSMSWDNEVAFNNGSGSGDGIDKPVVPEQPDEPGEIEPIPEDSDSDPGSDSGSDSNSDSGSDSGSDSTSDSGSDSASDSDSASDSDSASDSDSASDSDSASDSDSDNDSDSDSDSDSDSDSDSDSDSDSDSDSDSDSDSDSDSDSDSDSDSDSDSDSDSDSDSDSDSDSDSDSDSDSDSDSDSDSDSDSDSDSDSDSDSDSDSDSDSDSDSDSDSDSDSDSDSDSASDSDSDSDSDSDSDSDSDSDSDSDSDSDSDSDSDSDSDSESDSDSESDSDSDSDSDSDSDSDSDSDSDSASDSDSGSDSDSSSDSDSESDSNSDSESVSNNNVVPPNSPKNGTNASNKNEAKDSKEPLPDTGSEDEANTSLIWGLLASIGSLLLFRRKKENKDKK from the coding sequence ATGAATATGAAGAAAAAAGAAAAACACGCAATTCGGAAAAAATCGATTGGCGTGGCTTCAGTGCTTGTAGGTACGTTAATCGGTTTTGGACTACTCAGCAGTAAAGAAGCAGATGCAAGTGAAAATAGTGTTACGCAATCTGATAGCGCAAGTAACGAAAGCAAAAGTAATGATTCAAGTAGCGTTAGTGCTGCACCTAAAACAGACGACACAAACGTGAGTGATACTAAAACATCGTCAAACACTAATAATGGCGAAACGAGTGTGGCGCAAAATCCAGCACAACAGGAAACGACACAATCATCATCAACAAATGCAACTACGGAAGAAACGCCGGTAACTGGTGAAGCTACTACTACGACAACGAATCAAGCTAATACACCGGCAACAACTCAATCAAGCAATACAAATGCGGAGGAATTAGTGAATCAAACAAGTAATGAAACGACTTCTAATGATACTAATACAGTATCATCTGTAAATTCACCTCAAAATTCTACAAATGCGGAAAATGTTTCAACAACGCAAGATACTTCAACTGAAGCAACACCTTCAAACAATGAATCAGCTCCACAGAGTACAGATGCAAGTAATAAAGATGTAGTTAATCAAGCGGTTAATACAAGTGCGCCTAGAATGAGAGCATTTAGTTTAGCGGCAGTAGCTGCAGATGCACCGGCAGCTGGCACAGATATTACGAATCAGTTGACGAATGTGACAGTTGGTATTGACTCTGGTACGACTGTGTATCCGCACCAAGCAGGTTATGTCAAACTGAATTATGGTTTTTCAGTGCCTAATTCTGCTGTTAAAGGTGACACATTCAAAATAACTGTACCTAAAGAATTAAACTTAAATGGTGTAACTTCAACTGCTAAAGTGCCACCAATTATGGCTGGAGATCAAGTATTGGCAAATGGTGTAATCGATAGTGATGGTAATGTTATTTATACATTTACAGACTATGTAAATACTAAAGATGATGTAAAAGCAACTTTGACCATGCCCGCTTATATTGACCCTGAAAATGTTAAAAAGACAGGTAATGTGACATTGGCTACTGGCATAGGTAGTACAACAGCAAACAAAACAGTATTAGTAGATTATGAAAAATATGGTAAGTTTTATAACTTATCTATTAAAGGTACAATTGACCAAATCGATAAAACAAATAATACGTATCGTCAGACAATTTATGTCAATCCAAGTGGAGATAACGTTATTGCGCCGGTTTTAACAGGTAATTTAAAACCAAATACGGATAGTAATGCATTAATAGATCAGCAAAATACAAGTATTAAAGTATATAAAGTAGATAATGCAGCTGATTTATCTGAAAGTTACTTTGTGAATCCAGAAAACTTTGAGGATGTCACTAATAGTGTGAATATTACATTCCCAAATCCAAATCAATATAAAGTAGAGTTTAATACGCCTGATGATCAAATTACAACACCGTATATAGTAGTTGTTAATGGTCATATTGATCCGAATAGCAAAGGTGATTTAGCTTTACGTTCAACTTTATATGGGTATAACTCGAATATAATTTGGCGCTCTATGTCATGGGACAACGAAGTAGCATTTAATAACGGATCAGGTTCTGGTGACGGTATCGATAAACCAGTTGTTCCTGAACAACCTGATGAGCCTGGTGAAATTGAACCAATTCCAGAGGATTCAGATTCTGACCCAGGTTCAGATTCTGGCAGCGATTCTAATTCAGATAGCGGTTCAGATTCGGGTAGTGATTCTACATCAGATAGTGGTTCAGATTCAGCGAGTGATTCAGATTCAGCAAGTGATTCAGACTCAGCGAGTGATTCAGATTCAGCAAGCGATTCCGACTCAGCGAGCGATTCCGACTCAGACAATGACTCGGATTCAGATAGCGATTCTGACTCAGACAGTGACTCAGATTCCGACAGTGACTCAGATTCAGATAGCGATTCTGACTCAGACAGTGACTCAGATTCAGATAGCGATTCAGATTCAGATAGCGATTCAGATTCCGACAGTGATTCCGACTCAGACAGCGATTCTGACTCCGACAGTGATTCCGACTCAGACAGCGATTCAGATTCCGACAGTGATTCCGACTCAGATAGCGATTCAGATTCCGACAGTGACTCAGATTCCGACAGTGACTCGGATTCAGATAGCGATTCAGATTCCGACAGTGACTCAGATTCCGACAGTGACTCAGACTCAGACAGTGATTCGGATTCAGCGAGTGATTCGGATTCAGATAGTGATTCCGACTCCGACAGTGACTCGGATTCAGATAGCGACTCAGACTCGGATAGCGACTCGGATTCAGATAGCGATTCGGACTCAGATAGCGATTCAGAATCAGACAGCGATTCAGAATCAGACAGCGATTCAGATTCAGACAGCGACTCAGACAGTGACTCAGATTCAGATAGTGACTCGGATTCAGCGAGTGATTCAGACTCAGGTAGTGACTCCGATTCATCAAGTGATTCCGACTCAGAAAGTGATTCAAATAGCGATTCCGAGTCAGTTTCTAACAATAATGTAGTTCCGCCTAATTCACCTAAAAATGGTACTAATGCTTCTAATAAAAATGAGGCTAAAGATAGTAAAGAACCATTACCAGATACAGGTTCTGAAGATGAAGCAAATACGTCACTAATTTGGGGATTATTAGCATCAATAGGTTCATTACTACTTTTCAGAAGAAAAAAAGAAAATAAAGATAAGAAATAA
- a CDS encoding GNAT family N-acetyltransferase, whose protein sequence is MQIRQIHQHDFAQVDQLIRTAFENSEHGYGNESELVDQIRLSDTYDNTLELVAVLQNEVVGHGLLSEVYLDNEAQREIGLVLAPVSVDIHHQNKGIGKRLIQALEREAILKGYNFISVLGWPTYYANLGYQRASMYDIYPPYDGIPDEAFLIKELKVNSLAGKTGTINYTSAFEKI, encoded by the coding sequence ATGCAAATTAGACAAATACATCAACATGACTTTGCTCAAGTGGACCAGTTAATTAGAACGGCATTTGAAAATAGTGAACATGGTTATGGTAATGAATCAGAGCTAGTAGACCAAATTCGTCTAAGTGATACGTATGACAATACCTTAGAATTAGTAGCTGTTCTTCAAAATGAAGTTGTAGGGCACGGTTTACTAAGTGAAGTTTATCTTGATAACGAGGCACAACGGGAAATTGGATTAGTGTTAGCACCTGTATCTGTTGATATTCATCATCAAAATAAAGGTATTGGGAAGCGATTGATTCAAGCATTAGAACGAGAAGCAATATTAAAAGGATATAATTTTATCAGTGTATTAGGATGGCCGACGTATTATGCCAATCTAGGATATCAACGCGCAAGTATGTACGACATTTATCCACCATATGATGGTATACCAGACGAAGCGTTTTTAATTAAAGAATTAAAAGTGAACAGTTTAGCGGGAAAAACAGGTACCATAAATTACACATCTGCTTTTGAAAAAATATGA
- the emp gene encoding extracellular matrix protein-binding adhesin Emp yields MKKKLLVLTMSTLFATQIMNSNHAKASVTESVDKKFVVPESGINKIIPAYDEFKNSPKVNVSNLTDNKNFVASEDKLNKIADSSAASKIVDKNFVVPESKLGNIVPEYKEINNRVNVATNNPASQQVDKHFVAKGPEVNRFITQNKVNHHFITTQTHYKKVITSYKSTHVHKHVNHAKDSINKHFIVKPSESPRYTHPSQSLIIKHHFAVPGYHAHKFVTPGHASIKINHFCVVPQINSFKVIPPYGHNSHRMHVPSFQNNTTATHQNAKVNKAYDYKYFYSYKVVKGVKKYFSFSQSNGYKIGKPSLNIKNVNYQYAVPSYSPTHYVPEFKGSLPAPRV; encoded by the coding sequence ATGAAAAAGAAATTATTAGTTTTAACTATGAGCACGCTATTTGCTACACAAATTATGAATTCAAATCACGCTAAAGCATCAGTGACAGAGAGTGTTGACAAAAAATTTGTAGTTCCAGAATCAGGAATTAATAAAATTATTCCAGCTTACGATGAATTTAAGAATTCGCCAAAAGTAAATGTTAGTAATTTAACTGACAATAAAAACTTTGTAGCTTCTGAAGATAAATTGAATAAGATTGCAGATTCATCGGCAGCTAGTAAAATTGTAGATAAAAACTTTGTCGTACCAGAATCAAAGTTAGGAAACATTGTGCCAGAGTACAAAGAAATCAATAATCGCGTGAATGTAGCAACAAACAATCCAGCTTCACAACAAGTTGATAAGCATTTTGTTGCTAAAGGCCCAGAAGTAAATAGATTTATTACGCAAAACAAAGTAAACCACCACTTCATTACTACGCAAACCCACTACAAGAAAGTTATTACTTCATACAAATCAACACATGTACATAAACATGTAAATCATGCAAAGGATTCTATTAATAAACACTTTATTGTTAAACCATCAGAATCGCCTAGATATACACATCCATCTCAATCTTTAATTATCAAGCATCATTTTGCAGTTCCTGGATATCACGCGCATAAATTTGTTACACCAGGGCATGCTAGCATTAAAATTAATCACTTTTGTGTTGTGCCACAAATAAATAGTTTCAAGGTAATTCCACCATATGGTCACAATTCACATCGTATGCATGTACCAAGTTTCCAAAATAACACAACAGCAACACATCAAAATGCTAAAGTAAATAAAGCATATGACTATAAATACTTCTATTCTTATAAAGTAGTTAAAGGTGTGAAGAAATATTTCTCATTTTCACAATCAAATGGTTATAAAATTGGGAAACCATCATTAAATATCAAAAATGTAAATTATCAATATGCTGTTCCAAGTTATAGCCCTACACACTACGTTCCTGAATTTAAGGGTAGCTTACCAGCACCACGAGTATAA